One stretch of Podospora bellae-mahoneyi strain CBS 112042 chromosome 2, whole genome shotgun sequence DNA includes these proteins:
- a CDS encoding hypothetical protein (COG:U; EggNog:ENOG503NUNB): MSYNPYNQGPSAEAGYGGGYGQPEQHEMQSYGQQYGQPYGGQSYGQQPYGAPQQQPYDPPQQQYGSSATVLTQNQFLERVSAIRQEIQGLTQIIRRVESLHHAALSSTDGHAQAELDAEVAKSQLKNTAIKDQIQSLKMDTERTTAEHGTFALKKRQFDSLNNDFKDTIQKFLQEEQAYRQRCREQIMRQYRIVNENATEAELQQAADANWGDEGIFQTALRSNRSGRASEVLGNVRARHNDMIKIEQSINDLVDLLDILNQQIVQQSAVIEDVAQKAEQTTDHLGNANTQIQTAVKSARNRRKLKWWCLGITILILIIIAVGVGVGVSVVQKNNPPAQ; this comes from the exons ATGTCCTACAATCCTTACAACCAGGGCCCCTCGGCCGAAGCTGGATATGGCGGTGGATATGGACAACCC GAACAACATGAGATGCAATCATATGGACAGCAGTATGGACAACCCTACGGTGGACAATCTTACGGACAACAACCCTACGGCGcgccacaacagcaaccatatgatcctcctcagcaacagtACGGCTCATCAGCTACCGTCCTCACCCAAAACCAGTTCCTCGAGCGCGTGTCGGCCATTCGCCAGGAAATTCAAGGCTTGACCCAGATTATCCGCAGAGTCGAATCTCTTCACCATGCTGCCTTGTCCAGCACCGACGGCCATGCTCAGGCCGAGCTCGACGCCGAGGTCGCCAAATCGCAACTCAAGAACACGGCCATCAAGGATCAGATCCAGTCTTTGAAGATGGATACGGAGCGGACGACAGCCGAGCATGGCACCTTTGCCCTGAAGAAGCGCCAGTTCGACAGTCTCAACAACGATTTCAAGGACACCATCCAAAAGTTCTtgcaggaggagcaagccTACAGACAGCGCTGCCGCGAGCAGATCATGCGCCAGTACAGAATCGTCAACGAGAACGCCACCGAAGCCGAACTGCAGCAAGCCGCTGATGCCAACTGGGGTGACGAGGGTATCTTCCAGACTGCCCTCCGCTCCAACCGCTCCGGCCGCGCCTCGGAAGTTCTCGGCAATGTCCGCGCTCGCCACAACGACATGATTAAGATTGAACAGTCCATCAACGACCTTGTCGACCTtctcgacatcctcaaccagcAGATCGTTCAGCAGAGCGCCGTCATCGAGGATGTGGCTCAAAAGGCCGAGCAGACGACGGACCACCTCGGCAATGCCAACACCCAGATCCAGACTGCTGTCAAGAGCGCTCGCAACAGGAGAAAGCTCAagtggtggtgcttgggTATTACCATCTTGATCCTGATCATCATCGctgtgggtgttggtgtcggtgTTTCTGTTGTCCAAAAGAACAACCCTCCCGCTCAATAA
- the IMP4 gene encoding snoRNA-binding rRNA-processing protein imp4 (EggNog:ENOG503NUMM; BUSCO:EOG09263LR1; COG:J): MIRKQARQRRDYLYRKAVLLRDAEVSEKRAKLRAALASGKPLDPELAKDTQLRKDYDYDASRDVAEDDSLDIDDEYSELSGVVDPRILVTTSRDPSSRLMSFSKEIRLLFPTGIRLNRGNLVLPELVRSAQAEKLSDVILLHEHRGTPTAMTISHFPHGPTLMASLHNVVLRADIPRSIKGTVSESYPHLIFDGFTTKLGLRIVKILKHLFPPRDVTASKAAGNRVITFVNQDDCIEVRHHVYVRTSYDSVELSEVGPRFTMRPFSITMGTLENKDADSEWHLSQYTRTSRKKNYF; this comes from the exons ATGATT CGCAAACAAGCCAGGCAAAGGCGAGACTATCTCTACCGAAAAGCAGTTCTTCTGCGCGATGCCGAAGTTTCAGAGAAGAGGGCGAAGCTGAGAGCTGCCTTGGCTTCGGGCAAGCCGCTGGATCCAGAACTCGCCAAAGATACCCAACTTCGCAAAGACTACGACTACGATGCGTCGCGCGACGTCGCCGAGGATGATTCTCTCGATATCGATGATGAATACTCCGAGCTTTCAGGTGTCGTTG ACCCTCGCATTCTTGTGACTACTTCTCGAGACCCC AGCTCGAGACTCATGTCCTTCAGCAAGGAAATCCGATTACTATTTCCCACGGGCATCAGACTGAATCGTGGTAATTTGGTGCTGCCAGAACTGGTCCGCTCAGCGCAAGCCGAGAAGCTCAGTGATGTGATTTTGCTGCACGAACATCG TGGTACACCCACGGCCATGACCATCAGCCATTTTCCCCACGGCCCGACCTTGATGGCTTCCCTTCACAATGTTGTACTCAGAGCCGATATTCCAAGGTCGATCAAGGGAACGGTATCAGAATCCTACCCGCACCTCATTTTCGACGGCTTTACAACAAAACTGGGTCTGAGAATTGTCAAGATCCTGAAGCATTTGTTCCCGCCACGAGACGTTACTGCCAGCAAAGCCGCAGGCAACAGAGTTATTACTTTCGTGAACCAAGATGACTGCATCGAGGTCCGTCATCACGTGTATGTGAGGACAAGTTACGACTCAGTCGAACTTTCCGAGGTTGGCCCACGGTTCACTATGCGACCATTCTCAATCACCATGGGAACACTCGAGAACAAGGATGCCGATAGTGAATGGCACCTAAGCCAGTATACTCGCACCAGCAGGAAGAAGAACTACTTCTGA
- the NAM7 gene encoding ATP-dependent RNA helicase (COG:L; EggNog:ENOG503NUY7), which translates to MEDAFNHLGNHLVSDSAATINATADDFDDETESFLGDLKEHGSPTNALRRHDDNDNQGPEDFRDDDSNFSGPRNDVNSRGPEEEKELPAHACAYCGIHSPSCVVKCIAKECNKWFCSARGNSSSSHIVNHLVRARHKEVQLHPESALGDTTLECYNCGNKNVFMLGFIPAKSDTVVVLLCRQPCAAGSSAKDMSWDVSRWQPLIEDRSFLNWIVSPPTDAEQLRARHLTPPMIAKLEEMWKEAPSATVADLEKGTGVDDDPHPVLLKYDDPYHYQNVFGPLVKMESDYDKKLKEAQSEDHLVVRWDMGLNNKHLASFILPKIESGDVKLAVGDEMRIKYKGELRAPWEGVGYVIKIPNNQSDEVTLELRKAANDKSVPTECTHNFSADYVWKATSYDRMQFAMKTFAVDELSVSGYIFHKLLGHEVAVAPMKTQMPKRFHVPGLPELNHSQITAIKTVLSTPLSLIQGPPGTGKTVTSATIIYHLARMNNSQVLVCAPSNVAVDQLCERIHRTGLKVVRLTAKSREDVESSVSFLALHEQVRLYKQSSELTNLNKLKAAAGELSSQDEKRFKQLTRQAEREILNSADVVCCTCVGAGDPRLSKMKFRNVLIDESTQSAEPECMIPLVLGCKQVVLVGDHKQLGPVIMNKKAAKAGLNQSLFERLVKLNLVPIRLNVQYRMHPCLSEFPSNMFYEGSLQNGVTITERLRKDVDFPWPVAETPMMFWSNLGNEEISASGTSYLNRTEASNVEKIVTRFFKAGVKPSDIGVITPYEGQRSYIVSTMQNTGTFKKESYKEVEVASVDAFQGREKDFIVLSCVRSNDNQGIGFLSDPRRLNVALTRAKYGLVIIGNPKVLSKHELWHHLLVHFKDRKCLVEGPLTNLQTSLIQFSRPKMSFRPRHNAQAQHVSGGYTNGRGYGGGVNGSHRDFDTGSVLSYANGIPDDVSSIHSSALGGAGLTSAYPQMFSNFHPEQWPGLPGANPASRPGAKGRARIAESVAGESVANSEFTDASASVIGGKGVGQGGASLGAGLSEAISSARPTSYSRSDRLKQYVESGGRSLGLGSGYGRRFDDDEKSVSTAFASQIGTGFD; encoded by the exons ATGGAGGACGCCTTCAACCACCTCGGAAACCACCTTGTTTCCGACTCTGCCGCCACCATTAATGCCACCGCCGACGACTTCGACGATGAAACCGAAAGCTTCCTGGGCGATCTTAAGGAACACGGCTCCCCGACAAACGCCCTCCGTCGCCatgatgacaatgacaacCAGGGCCCCGAAGACTTCCGCGATGATGACAGCAACTTCAGTGGCCCAAGAAACGATGTAAACTCGAGAGGtccagaagaggaaaaggagctGCCCGCTCACGCTTGCGC GTATTGCGGCATTCACTCCCCGTCCTGTGTGGTCAAGTGCATTGCAAAGGAATGCAACAAGTGGTTCTGCAGTGCTCGTGGTAATTCAAGTTCCTCACATATTGTCAACCACCTTGTACGAGCCCGTCACAAAGAGGTTCAGCTTCATCCCGAGTCAGCCCTTGGCGATACCACCCTCGAATGCTACAACTGCGGCAACAAGAATGTCTTTATGCTGGGCTTCATCCCCGCCAAATCCGATACCGTTGTCGTTCTTTTGTGTCGCCAACCTTGCGCTGCTGGCAGTTCGGCCAAGGACATGAGCTGGGATGTTTCGCGATGGCAACCCCTCATCGAGGATCGGTCCTTTCTCAACTGGATTGTCTCCCCACCGACCGACGCCGAACAGCTTCGAGCTCGCCATTTGACCCCGCCCATGATTGCGAAACTTGAGGAGATGTGGAAAGAGGCTCCGAGTGCCACTGTCGCCGATCTGGAGAAAGGAACCGGCGTAGACGACGATCCGCATCCCGTGCTCCTCAAGTACGATGATCCGTACCACTATCAGAATGTCTTTGGGCCCCTTGTGAAGATGGAGTCGGACTATgacaagaagctcaaggaagCGCAGTCTGAGGACCACCTCGTGGTTCGCTGGGATATGGGTCTGAACAACAAGCACCTGGCCAGCTTTATCCTGCCCAAGATCGAATCCGGCGATGTCAAATTGGCCGTGGGCGATGAGATGCGCATCAAGTACAAGGGCGAACTTCGTGCCCCatgggagggtgttggataTGTTATCAAgatccccaacaaccagTCGGACGAAGTTACCCTTGAGTTAAGAAAGGCGGCGAACGACAAATCGGTTCCCACCGAATGCACGCACAACTTCTCGGCCGACTATGTGTGGAAGGCCACGTCCTACGACCGTATGCAATTCGCTATGAAGACCTTCGCTGTGGATGAGCTCAGTGTTTCTGGGTACATTTTCCATAAGTTGCTGGGCCACGAGGTAGCCGTTGCCCCCATGAAGACGCAGATGCCGAAGAGGTTCCACGTTCCAGGGTTGCCTGAGCTGAATCACAGTCAGATCACTGCCATCAAGACTGTTCTGTCCACCCCTCTCAGTTTGATCCAGGGGCCGCCAGGTACCGGAAAGACGGTCACCTCAGCCACCATTATCTACCATCTTGCCAGAATGAACAATAGTCAGGTTCTCGTCTGCGCCCCCTCCAACGTTGCTGTGGACCAGCTTTGCGAACGTATTCACCGCACGGGTCTCAAGGTCGTTCGCTTGACAGCCAAGTCTCGTGAGGATGTCGAATCGTCCGTCAGCTTCTTGGCCCTCCACGAGCAGGTCCGCCTTTACAAGCAGAGCAGTGAGCTCACAaatctcaacaagctcaaggccgCCGCAGGTGAACTGTCTTCTCAGGACGAGAAGAGGTTCAAGCAACTGACTCGCCAGGCCGAGAGGGAGATTCTCAACAGCGCTGATGTCGTGTGCTGCACTTGCGTCGGTGCTGGCGACCCGAGACTGTCCAAAATGAAGTTCCGAAACGTGCTGATCGACGAGTCTACTCAGTCAGCTGAGCCCGAGTGCATGATTCCTCTTGTCCTCGGATGCAAGCAggttgttcttgttggtgatCACAAGCAGCTCGGCCCCGTCATCATGAACAagaaggcggccaaggctggTCTTAACCAGTCTCTGTTCGAGAGGTTGGTCAAGCTCAACCTGGTTCCCATTCGGCTCAACGTTCAGTATCGTATGCACCCTTGCCTTTCAGAATTTCCTTCCAACATGTTTTACGAAGGGTCGCTCCAGAACGGTGTCACCATAACTGAGCGGCTTCGCAAGGATGTCGACTTCCCCTGGCCTGTTGCTGAAACTCCGATGATGTTCTGGTCCAACTTGGGCAACGAAGAAATTTCGGCATCCGGAACATCTTACCTGAACCGCACCGAAGCTTCCAACGTGGAGAAGATTGTTACTCGCTTCTTCAAGGCTGGTGTGAAGCCGTCTGATATCGGTGTCATTACTCCGTACGAAGGCCAGCGCAGCTACATTGTCAGCACCATGCAGAATACGGGCACTTTCAAAAAGGAGAGCTACaaggaggtcgaggttgCTTCGGTCGACGCTTTCCAGGGCCGTGAGAAGGACTTTATCGTTCTTTCTTGCGTCCGTTCCAACGACAACCAGGGCATTGGTTTCTTGTCCGATCCTCGTCGTCTCAACGTCGCGCTCACTCGAGCCAAGTATGGTCTTGTCATCATTGGCAACCCCAAGGTTCTGTCCAAGCATGAGTTATGGCATCATCTTCTTGTTCACTTCAAGGATCGCAAGTGCTTGGTGGAAGGCCCTCTTACCAACCTTCAGACTTCCCTCATCCAGTTCAGCCGGCCCAAGATGAGCTTCCGTCCCCGCCACAACGCACAGGCCCAGCATGTGTCCGGTGGTTATACCAACGGCAGAGGTTATGGCGGCGGTGTCAACGGCTCACACCGCGATTTCGACACTGGCTCGGTACTTTCGTATGCCAACGGTATTCCGGATGATGTCTCGTCCATTCACAGCTCTGCCTTGGGTGGCGCGGGCCTTACATCGGCTTACCCTCAGATGTTCTCCAATTTCCATCCAGAGCAGTGGCCCGGCTTGCCCGGGGCCAACCCGGCTAGCCGTCCCGGGGCCAAGGGTCGTGCTCGCATTGCTGAGAGTGTTGCTGGCGAGAGCGTTGCCAACAGCGAGTTTACGGATGCGAGTGCGAGTGTTATTGGTGGCAAGGGCGTCGGTCAGGGTGGTGCGAGCCTGGGAGCTGGTCTTAGCGAGGCTATCAGCTCGGCTCGTCCTACCTCGTACAGCCGTAGCGACCGTCTCAAGCAGTACGTGGAGAGCGGCGGGCGCAGTCTTGGCTTGGGCAGCGGATATGGCCGTCGCTtcgatgatgacgagaagaGTGTCAGCACAGCGTTTGCTAGTCAAATTGGGACAGGGTTCGACTGA
- a CDS encoding hypothetical protein (COG:S; EggNog:ENOG503NYQS), with amino-acid sequence MPWVLRESSTVTSSRPTLCLPRTTTGQPHPAFWSRRPNQADDHAGWGFSDARSRLPSTHLKLFGATVPEYSNLSKAQYTTIMASPPKDLASDVPTTTVTPDTTVTESGAGAAAAKPETNTTLGGDGAGTTTRRAATFSVSPSQSQQQSGTNGGGGSGGGSVKSTAANRNSTADIDTTNPLDFSEDVSADNSLPTLATLKKIDNYIVLDRNGKSHTFRSLYTGRHVARRVLLVFVRHFYCGNCQDYLRTLSSAFSPSDLLGLPIPTFIVVIGCGDPGLIDMYTSETGCPFPVYTDPTRKLYAELGMIRTLALGERPAYTKTHLVRSSLASVVQGLKQIPKGLAHKGGDSRQIGGEFLFEPVGGEDVASPIKELGEWGRGERAGNGDGESVKMGVRHRASETPSIDGKNMELGGDGSEGVDKIVSWCHRMRNTRDHAEVPELMEVFGMAVGDMEKIPGDVKGLERERWERAIRERKGVGLGGKGRGSLER; translated from the exons ATGCCATGGGTTCTAAGGGAAAGTTCCACTGTGACCTCATCCCGCCCCACCCTTTGCCTGCCACGCACCACCACTGGGCAACCCCACCCCGCCTTTTGGAGTCGCAGACCCAACCAAGCTGATGATCATGCTGGTTGGGGGTTCAGCGATGCACGTTCTAGATTACCTAGCACACACCTTAAACTTTTTGGCGCCACGGTACCTGAATACTCGAACCTTTCAAAAGCCCAATATACAACCATCATGGCGTCGCCCCCGAAAGATCTAGCGTCGGACGTgccaacaaccacagtcACCCCCGACACCACGGTTACAGAAAGCGGAGCGggcgccgctgccgccaagCCGGAGACTAACACGACgttgggcggtgatggtgctggaacaacgacgaggagggcAGCTACCTTTAGTGTCTCACCATCACAGTCACAGCAGCAGTCTGGAACAaacggtggcggtggtagtggtggtggttctgtCAAGTCGACGGCGGCCAACAGGAACTCAACAGCCGACATTGACACGACCAACCCCCTCGACTTTTCCGAAGACGTCTCGGCGGATAACTCCCTTCCTACGCTGGCGAcgctgaagaagattgacAACTACATTGTGCTGGACCGCAATGGAAAGTCGCACACGTTTCGGTCGCTGTACACGGGGCGGCAtgtggcgaggagggtgttgctTGTGTTTGTTAGGCATTTTTACTGTGGT AACTGTCAAGATTACCTCCGGACCTTGTCGTCTGCATTTTCGCCGTCGGATTTGCTGGGTTTACCCATCCCGACGTTTATCGTTGTGATTGGGTGTGGCGATCCGGGCTTGATCGATATGTACACCTCTGAGACTGGGTGTCCTTTTCCTGTTTACACGGATCCCACGCGGAAATTGTATGCGGAGCTGGGCATGATTCGGACGTTGGCTTTGGGGGAGAGGCCGGCGTATACAAAGACTCATCTGGTCAGGTCGAGTTTGGCGAGTGTGGTTCAGGGTCTGAAGCAGATACCCAAGGGGCTGGCGCACAAGGGGGGCGATTCGAGGCAGATAGGGGGCGAATTCTTATTTGAGCcggttggtggggaggatgtggctAGTCCGATcaaggagttgggggagtgggggaggggggagagggctgggaatggggatggggagagtgtGAAGATGGGGGTTAGGCATAGGGCGAGTGAGACGCCGAGTATTGATGGGAAGAACAtggagttgggaggggatgggagtgagggggtggataaGATTGTTAGTTGGTGTCATAGGATGAGGAATACGAGGGATCATGCCGAGGTGCCGGAGTTGATGGAGGTGTTTgggatggcggtgggggacATGGAGAAGATACCCGGGGAtgtgaaggggttggagagggagaggtgggagagggcgattagggagaggaagggagtaggtttggggggaaaggggagggggagtttaGAGAGATGA
- a CDS encoding hypothetical protein (EggNog:ENOG503P8YI) has protein sequence MASQVPCAIPGNPSMYGLGLRTSFYLLHLSTLFLELLEQEYIVLLLSAELVLNLALMLALILQVAAGGLHIVEVYILLLLLSVTVYLFIPRHAADLAMVFCPHLGLRVKSRGRGVDVLGCLRGGYGLVVVGVQVWFWGRGVDSVRYDDGGGGGGGDGKGCLEYGFLFGAMDLKSGSMKGLNILLVLGMLTGGLVVVGCVKSGWWGVRKGGRKKKMWEAQKWLEALGGLAVAVTVIVAIELTIRWNRIGAENSVNQATTAAQLIPLLLVIALISTFLYGVFSNDKSDDGSLVVTLEAGSSSSPSGSGTGSSPSGSGGSGPTPVVVAERPPAPSPPMPPSRHSPRFPGPPPGPPPASHHSGYSHSGSPTPPSPLSPRIINVSPSGPVARPSVNYYRQVVPHPYFPYEGPDYYDPNGSPPRMSGGIGARWPRFAKPMGPRPPPSPTKSIDPANDKLWDEVLSGAPGTQGEPLITQKDIDDLFNPPPSAMLITDADVAAVMEPLVTDADVEEVIREMLTEQDIADALKDKKP, from the exons ATGGCTTCCCAGGTACCCTGCGCCATCCCAGGAAACCCGTCCATGTACGGCCTCGGCCTCCGCACGTCCTTttacctcctccacctctcgACCCTGttcctcgagctcctggaGCAGGAATATATCGTCCTTCTCCTGTCCGCCGAGCTCGTCCTCAACCTTGCGCTTATGCTTGCATTGATATTgcaggttgctgctggggggttgCATATTGTTGAGGTGTatattcttcttcttctcctctccgtCACTGTCTACCTCTTCATCCCGAGACATGCGGCGGATTTGGCAATGGTGTTTTGTCCTCATTTGGGGTTGCGGGTGAAAagtagggggaggggggtagaTGTGCTGGgttgtttgagggggggttatggattggttgtggttggtgtgcaggtttggttttggggtaGGGGGGTGGATTCGGTTAGGTatgatgacggtggtggtggtggtggtggtgatgggaaagGGTGTTTGGAGTATGGGTTTTTGTTTGGGGCGATGGATCTTAAGAGCGGGAGTATGAAGGGGTTGAAtattttgttggtgttggggatgctgactggggggttggtggtggtgggttgtgtgaagagtgggtggtggggggttaggaagggagggaggaagaagaaaat GTGGGAAGCACAAAAGTGGTTGGAGGCCTTGGGGGGCCTTGCGGTCGCCGTAACCGTGATCGTTGCGATTGAGCTGACGATTCGATGGAACCGCATCGGGGCTGAGAACAGTGTAAATCAGgcaaccaccgccgcccaacTCATCCCGCTCTTGCTGGTTATCGCACTCATTTCAACATTTTTGTACGGGGTCTTCAGCAACGACAAGTCAGACGACGGTAGTCTGGTTGTTACGCTTGAAGCAGGgtcatcatcgtcgccaTCGGGCTCAGGTACTGGGTCAAGCCCATCCGGCTCTGGTGGTTCCGGTCCTACACCAGTTGTCGTTGCTGAAAG ACCACcagccccatcaccaccaatgccaccatcaagacACAGCCCGAGATTCCCTGGGCCACCACCCGgtccacctccagcttctcatcACAGCGGCTATAGTCACAGCGGCTCACCTActcctccatcgcctctGAGCCCAAGGATAATCAACGTCTCCCCCTCCGGGCCAGTAGCCAGACCATCAGTCAACTATTATCGCCAAGTGGTTCCCCATCCCTACTTCCCGTATGAAGGACCCGATTACTACGACCCGAACGGATCACCTCCCCGCATGTCAGGAGGTATCGGGGCAAGGTGGCCACGTTTCGCAAAACCAATGGGTCCCcgcccgcctccctctcctaccAAGTCAATAGACCCAGCCAACGACAAACTCTGGGATGAAGTTCTCAGCGGCGCACCAGGCACGCAAGGGGAACCATTGATAACTCAAAAAGACATCGACGACTTGTTCAACCCGCCACCGTCAGCAATGCTGATTACCGATGCGGATGTGGCGGCTGTGATGGAGCCTTTGGTGACAGACGCAGATGTGGAGGAAGTGATAAGGGAGATGCTGACGGAGCAGGACATAGCAGACGCTCTGAAAGATAAG AAGCCGTGA